One Danio rerio strain Tuebingen ecotype United States chromosome 7, GRCz12tu, whole genome shotgun sequence genomic window, tgttcccggcctgtcagctgttagctcagcggctctttaacacacacacacacacacacagagagaaagaaagagagagagagagagagagagagagagagcaaaccagagtactggcatgaaacttaacaggtatgaaagtcgtgcaatttacaaaaatgaccaataaaagtctgttattgatcctcaccctgatttgctgttcatcccaatcgcgagccgtttgtgttttattacatgtgttgtttttaccatggtttgtgtttttctgtcatttcgaagtgacactagcctatattttcactttgtcacagttattaaatcagtgtgtcagtggcacagtacaggctacgtgtgtgtgtcaaacattttggtgaattacatttgtttgggctggttatatatttaaaataaagagaaaatgttgactttagcgatgacgaggcttcatttaaactgcctcacagcagctgttttccatcctattagatcgcatttctttaaatgatcagtccaggagatgttgctgatggacaacagtattagttcaaagaggataaaagcaggtaaaatagattaaaactatcgtttcaaagctgtccaaatgtgactctttacacgcatcagctgccgaccggaagttcttcgcattctccttgtgcatacacacaaagcatcatgggtaattttgcgttccaagaaaaaggtctatagtttaatgtgaagcaaAGATGAATATTCACGTGCTTAAATTCATGTTTAATTCAGTTCTTCCTCAGACctgtcatatatttgctacaTGTTTAAtacaagtcattattttaaagattatgtcttgagcatctgatttttcctctGTGCTGATGTGCTTTCCTTTTTTCCATCTCACTTACGCTGAGTTTAGGCAAGGGGATATTTCAgttaagtaaaactggcctcagacagTTTAGTCTGCGTCAAACCTGCAGGGAAATATTAGGCTTTGCTTAAAGGCTGATTATTTGACCAATGATTAGTGTCAATGGGTagcctattacagatttcaaatgaaaaatcttaatattaaaaaaaaggacaCATAAGCTGGACTAAAACAAATCATATCAATGTCTTAACGAacgctcaaataatgtagcccattggtttttacaacttttttcatcaagtaccacctcagaaataaatggtctctccaagtaccaccaaaatgagcagtattgaaatacagtagcatagtaggcccagtaaaccagctacaactctgcacagttaaaaaacgtggcagattacctcagaaatataggctaaatgtcatgtatggcatattatatacatcattttttatcaattttgaaatgtgtgtagcatgtacatgacatatttcattcctccgcgtaccactagaaggaagtttgagaaccactgatgtagccttatagtttacagcaagcatcatgttttaagttaggccccgtttacactaatgcattttagttttaaaacgcataagttttgctacggttatgccatccgtccacactacgccagagttttcgagtGCTGAAAATGGAGCGTTTTAAAAACGCTAAAGAGGCCGTTTGCATCCTGAAacactgctgctccatctcagtgtggatgaaggAAAACGgatacatctgaaaacggaggcgagACTGCCGatattcgcctctctgattggggcttttcctcaatattcaGTAGCCTACACACAAAGTTCAGTCCTGCATGCTCtccctgtaagttcagactttgcaagtttgatcaaggctgcagtctcccccttctcagtttgatattgAAAACAGACTACccaggacacgggtaaatcttcaaagggaacagtgtactttataacttcattcacatcaccctggctacgttgtttcactttctcaacaataaaatgtaaacatgatttaaggaactgcctattttcattttaatattagcaacttaacagacagcagaaatgttgaggcgccgtgctgcttatatgagcgtcatcttcactgtgtgcatatttataacaaaacggagcctttAACAACTGTTGCCTTTAAATTTCAGTGAAAATCCGAAACATgccctcttttgctgaatatcagttttaataatcgataatggccattataaaagtataactgACAATAAGTTTGtccattataggaaataaaggcaagcgatcagtcaatatgcagaatgtacatggattaatcattaacttatctttgcgctcagccaaaacacgttacctgagaacaagaaTTAGATTTCaatgaccaaagtcggggaatatgtcgttagatatagacaacgagataaatgaaatatcacgtttaataaatatagtgagattagatttaatgggagatgcttgatgagcagtccgacaagcacagctctcatctgggtagataggctgcagTGCTTGCccgagtgtgtgtggtcacgtgatgtgcgttttcagcgttttggtgtggacagagagctgttgagaaacgctgggtaaaacgctagtgtggacgcggaacGTTTTCATTctatgttcatatatgttgcatttatttatttatttatataattttagatGTTATAGTAGCCTATTTTttgatcattgatctgcagttttaatcaaatcatgttcatagaaaggttattattgaacatttatacacaagtatttatgcgtataaagcatctgtgttgtgagaagtgctgctagtatgatatgtgaatgacccgtacAACTTTACTTTGACACttccttgagcgagaatgacCTCGACTGAAACTTCGTCATACAACACACCCGTTTGGCAgtgaaaacgcaagcctgatCAAGTTGACCTGTACCGACCCATGGCGTagtgtaccactcagtggaaacggggtattaggacccacacagatcgcaggttgagcgccccctgctggattcactaacaccacttccaacagcaacctagtttttcccatgtggtctcccatccaggtactgaccaggctcagccctgcttagcttcagagaGTGACCAGTCTTggactgcagggtgatatggttgttagtcagtactgaagccaaatctagagctaatctaacaaaatagttttgtagTTTGTCCCTCTTATCTTTCTATTTCCAAATATGTTTgatcactacaatattattttaataaacatgcgTTAAATAAATCGGATTTGTTCAAACGCACTAAAATCTAAACATTGGTGTACTCACTTATGCTGAGCGctgaatgtatttaattattttgtgaaaGAGAGATTTCAAAGCAAAAGGCACATTTCAATAAACACGAAGGCATGTCAATTATGAAgggaaaatgtttttaataaaatattgttttttgtaTTAGATAAAGTAAACTGTACTTCTGACTCTTGTGAGGGAGTGTAAATTATAAAGGgaagtttgtttttaatagactgaaaaacagcttttTAAGTCAAATGCGCTTCTGAATGTTTGCTGAGGCATTTAAATTATAAAGggaaaatatttctttaataaaatatttagattttatgcgTTGAAAAACAGCTTTCAAAGAAAGGCTCTAATGAATATTTTTGAATGCTTGTACATTACAAAGGCAGAGTTAGTTTTCATTATGCATTTCTTATTTAGTGAAAATTAGATTTCAAAGTAAAGGCACGTTTAAACATCTGTGAAGGCATGTAAATCATAAAGGGAAAATACATTTTAGGAAATCAAGGATATTTtatgtacagggtgggccatttatattgatacaccttaataaaattggaatggttggtgatgttagcgtcctgtttgtggcacattagtatatgtgagggggcaaacttttctagatgggtggtgaccatggtggccattttaaagtcggccatcttggatctatcttttgttttttcaataggaagagggtcatttgacacgtCAAACTTATtagtaatttcacaataaaaataaTGGTGTGCTTgattttaacgtaactttattctttcaggagttatttacaagtttctgaccacttttaaaatgtgtttatagtGCTGCCCATtttgttggattgtcaatgcaagcctcttctcccactcttgaATACTtatttgacaaacacaaacacatttaataatatgtaaaGTCTCTCACCTCCCTGCTGCATTGTAGATGGAAGTACATTTTCTCCAGCAGAAAGAGAAACAAAGAAGGAGAAGGGAATCACCCACAGACATATGGTGAAGTAGGCCAgaacctgaaacacacacacgcacacagagaaAACTGAACGACATCTGCAAATCGATGCtcacactaacacaaacacaccaacTAATTCTAGATGCAcatatgcattgttttttttttacatttttattacacagtttccatttttaaatgaattctaTTTCTATCTATTTAATAATGAATCATGTAAAAGTATTACAGTTTCCACAAAACAATGAAGTATAGTAGTGATAACAAAAAGAAAAGtttcttgttcataaacaaaCTACAGAGGCGGTCATTTtgagtgtttttaaatgtgttattttataactttgttgaaataaagccCACATATCTTTAATACTCTGACTTTAAGTAACCCCAAATCAAAAAACATTGGGACAGTAGGGAAAACGTAAATTAGTAATGATAGTAAGTAATGAAATaatgatttccaaatttactttgacttgtaatTCAGTGCATAcaatttgaacacaaaatatttaaagtttctgtggcatttttaaacaagaaaatgcaaaaccacattctgcacacattacaaagttctGGCTGCGATGggagaggatacaggtacttgactggcctgcctgcagtcctgacctgtctccaatagagaacctGTGGCATATTTTGAAATGCAAAATGCGACAATGAAGACCCTGTACTATTGCCaccttgtttgcaggaagaatgggacaaaatgacacctgaaacacttcattacttggtgtcttcagtctctAAACGACTTTTaattgttgtgaaaaggaatggcaacgttacaaagtggtaaatgctttactgttccactTTTTTTCGATGTGTTGCAAGACCCAAAATTAAAATACGTGttttatttggaaaaaacaaacattaaaaatcatgaggaacaccttaaataataaaacataactttacttcagatgCGTCTTGCAAAACAGCATATTCAGTGCAGCGAGGAAAAACTCACCCTCCTCTGCttgtgaaagtgaaaatgaaaaagaGGTGGCAACACTCACAGAACTGCACAATTAttggctgtattaccaaaaagacTGTATTTTTAGGCTGATGATTTTACTAATTAAGATGACAGACATTTAAAGCTATATTGCAATAGCTAAATGTAAACATGAAACAACAATATGAAGTCTTACCGTATATAAGAAAGCTCAGAATGATAGTAGTTCTAGTAGTGCTACAGTAATTCTAGTAGTTTTGGTTGTTCCAGTGTTAGAAATCATCAATTCAAAGTGATTTGTAAAGTTTCCctgtagcacatgtgtttggattgtgagggaaaccggagcacctggagaaatcccataccaacacagggagaacatgcaaactccacacagaaatgccaactggcccagccgtgactcaaacagtgctaaccactgagccaccgtgccaccctgctTTTATGGATTTCGGCCATTCATTTAAAGAACAATGGCTTATTGGCAGCAATATTTGACTACAGAAGTGTACATGGAGCCAAAATAAATGCCTGGCATGCAAAATACAGTACTTacattgttgttttttaagtGTGGATCTTTGTTAAAACGTGAGTACATCATTGTTTTAGTACATCATTGTCATGTAAACAGACTATACATCTAAACTCCTGAATCTGAGGTTGTTGTGTCAAATAAAAGAACAAGAGTTTGTAAAATAAGAGTTTGTTTGTGTCATTTTCTATGCTTATTTCATAGTGAGATCATGGAATGATCATGGATTCATGGAATGATCATGGAATGAAAACCAACACAGTCTAATAAAACATCTTACCTCAGAGAAAGGATAGTACTCCTCTGCAAAATACTGGAAGGCCATATAATGGTTTAACACAACCAGTACTGGAAAAGAGATTGAGAACAACGATTAGAAGAGAACTGTATGAATATGTATTAGGGATGCCACTgttttcaatataatattgaaccattcGGTACGACatccacggttcaatacgcgcttgtgaattgtggttttgcgtttaaataatttatgtgcgctTTATATCTCcctgaattgactgtgtgtgcctgtaagtccatgggctgagatgaggaaactcctccccgcgagtaaatatccaatcgctatgctctaaagttagggggcgcttgaccatcccACACTTTAACACGGCTAGTGgtggtgaagtgaggctgaggcaacagtacaagaaagcgccggcgaagtgaggcaacagttagagagacacataaaataacaaaggcagtgcgggtgtttattgctaaagatttgcagccgttttcggtAATGGGaaatgtgggcttttgtcatctcataaaagcactcgatccacattacagactacagtctcacaTTTTTCAGCACCGacataattaagatggtttatttatgtgtactgaagtacaaatatgttattTGATATggtcaattcatctttattaacttcacatgtatgtttatttttaaatttgatgtgttccccagtttgtacatgggctaccagcatcTGTCAGATTTCAGTGTTaagtttttttatacaatacattaGGAAtcagtgtacttttcttggcttttaagtaaaacaaaatgagtattgcaataaatcgtttttatttttttctccttaacctcttactgttcctattgcctataaaatgaaaaaaaaaaaaaaacacgcgtGTCAAGCTATGAGAACCGAACctaaaacagtgttaaaaaaccaaggtatgtattgaaccaaGATCTGAATctgatatgtgtttgtgtgcgtatatatatatatatatatatatatatatatatatatatatatatatatatatatatatatatatatatatatacatacacatatatacatatacacacacacacacacacgcacgcacgcacacgcacacgcacgcacacacaaacacacacacaaacacacacaaaaacacacacacacacacacacacacacacacaaacacacacacacacacacacacacacacacacacacacacacacacacacacacacacacacacacacacacacacacacacacacacacacacacacacacacacacacacacacacacacacacacacacacacacacacacacacacacacacacacacacacacacacaatatacatatataaatctgCATGACGCACCACATGACAGAATAAAGTTTGGCGAGGTCAGCATGATGTATGGAAACGTCTGCAGCAGACCAAAGTAAACCAGGTTTGTGAAGAGTCCCACTCCGACCATGAGCGTGGGGAAACCCTCAAACAGATAGAGGCCCACCAGAACTGCTGTGGAGAACTGAGAACCAAGAGGAAAATAAGTTATATCAGCAACTAATACAAGGCATGATGTATATGTAATGCAATAAAGAGTTGCAACAGTGATGGACAGTTCATGAATGTTTTGTTAACTTTAAACGAATCTTTAATGTGACTCAGGAACGATGAGTCCTCCTCTTAGGGAGTGATTAGTTCATTTGCACATTGCACAGATGAGGGAGAAGGTTAGGTCTTTCTCTTGAGTTTTCTATCAGGTTGGAGTTGTTCGTTAATCAAGCGAAAGACAGAAGCGAATTCTTCTGCTATGGAACAGACATTGATGAGAAACCAATTTATCCGTTTTGCCAATTGGAGTGTCTACAGCTTGATGCACCACATATACATCTGTTTCCACCTCTTAAGTTGTGTCACAGCATTATgcgtaggcccacacggaatctgctcgccaggggcggactgggacaaaaattctgccctggcactgtagccacaccagcccacattacaacaccgacacagccccacccacagacatgcacattcactatttagtgtacagatggtgaaataatatgacattcttgccagattttaattatgtccgggtaacctcggattgggtcggcccatcttgaaaccaggcggcagttgccAATTGGGCCAattgcttaacatttattattattattattatcatcatcatcatcataataatatcacatctagcaagagataaaagctgtctgcacttaaaaacaatacatattttaaaaaaactgactggcccacatttaaaatttggtctggcccttctggcatttgccagaattgccagatggccagtccgcccctgctgcTCGTGCAAAATTACGCAGATTTtgcgcagatttctgcagatttttagcccatcataaaTTCTGTTTacttacttgagtaaatgtgtgtaaatctatatttattcattttttttattaataacagcaatattattgactaatatgaaaaggtacatctgatttatgcacaatgcagtttGCACAGTAATAtttacttgctttgtttatcaaataaagtgaatctaattggatttgcaatttaaacatcaaataaaagttaaaaagatattactttttatttaacatattaaggttttagttatgatactcccaaaataattccgcagatatctgcagatttttaccaaaattctccgcaggaATAGCAAAAAActtctgcagattccgtctggccctacttatacgCATAAgttgggccagacggaatctgcaaaAGTTTCTTGATATGGGTATGATATGGATAAACATGACAAGTCCctgttttaatgattaatttacaGAATCGCTCATTCCAAACAATCACTCTACTGACTCAAATCAGGGTTCTTACACtttttaaactcaaatttaagcacttttcTAAAGTTTTCCGGTGCATTTTCCAACTTTTCCATCATTTCACAATTTACATACTACATTAAATCTCATGCTATTTGTTATGGTGTTCTGTAGTATAGTAAAGCATAGTACTCCAAAGAGAAACAGTGATGGCATGTTTACCTCAAGTTCAACAATGAAATACTGATGTTTATTCTCTTAAAAGCAATTACTCAGACCTAAAATGATGGGGGGGGAAAGTCTGCAGACATATGCCATGACAGACATCAGAGTTCTCATTTATGCAAaagcaaaaatgtttatttgatttgatttaaatagttaattatttttagctattagtagggccagacagaatctgcacatattttttgctatttctgcacagaatcttgtaaaaaaaaaaatctgcagttttGTGCGGACTGATTTTGGGAGTATAattacttaatatattaaataaaaaaattacacatttttaacttttatttaatgtttacaatgcaaatccaaatagatccacttatttggtaaatgaagcaagtctcttatataatatatatctacTAGGAGACTGAAAATATTACTTTGAAAActgtaatttgtaaataaatcatatgaacatttttatatttgtcaataattttactaaaattaataaaaaaatggaataaatataaatttacacatgtaaataaatagactcaatgattcGCTAAAAATCTAAGAATTTGCGCATGCACAGATTCGATGAAGGCCTAAGTATTAGCAACAAGTTATAATGAAAGCAGCACAACAACATCTGTAAAGCAGCTCCGAGCACTTTAcccaaaatctaagcacttttaAAACTCAAAAACACCAGTCGAAGCAAtttcaaagatttccagcacCCTTAAGAACCCTGTCAAATTAATCATTCGAAAACGGAATCATTCAGGAATGGAAAACCAGAACCTTGTTTAGAAACGAACACATCTGACCGAATGTCAGGTTGTTTTGATCCATCACTGTTACTGAaccaacaaaataattattttgcatCTTAAAATGTGGCACCAAGGGTTGGGCAAtatcgaccaatttggcatcgtacgatgtctaatatgaaacatcgcgatggacgatggcatcgacGTCATAGGCGGCagtgaattaattatgaataattaattatgaataattaattcataacgaattaattatttgtagcctgccgttttaactacctgacccgcatgctctttgttttacccataaacaaatcatagagtaaatgaataaagataagttgcacacatAATTATCACCtgccaatcactttttccgcgggactcgtgaataggcgtGAATAGGTAGAGTGATCGGAGTCGTTAAAATGGCAtcggtaaaaaaaggtgcacagccaacagtatctgaggtgttcgctaaaattactaagtacaagtgtgaaagtaaaatttgacccgctgactgcctggactcGCTGTatcgagcgcatgacagtgtgtgtgcgtctgtgtgtgtgtgtgtgtgtggtcacgtgatgtgtgttttcagcagaaatgtggaaggagggctgctcagaaatctttaacgccagtgtggatgtggatcgttttcattctaaaatgccatttaaaaactaagacctattagtgtaaacagggcctgagtgtgtatttttcgcgagcggatttgcaacagggGCAGAGGTTTGCGATcccggctcagcatcgtggtgTCTGTCAGCCATcggcgatggcatcgtctatcggcacaaccctagtGGCACCATGTCCTAACATCATATGACGTGATAAAAGCTATCTTTTCCATGTAAAAAGAAGTATTTGTCCTAACCATATGTGATTGCAACGCACAAAACTTCTATTTTAGTATTGTTTTCTATTTTCTTAATGTCACggcagaacaacagcataaactactatgacaatgatcgcctaggtactgattatgtgctttattcaatgttaaacaagcatgggacaataacccttttcaaggtatactgcggtttggaaaagtcaaggttttagaaCCATCaaaaaattttctgctataccgttcccaaggtatgtgtaagattttttttattgacatttttatttaattttttttaggacaacgacagaaaaaatatccaaagatgccgtttttaATTGTAAAGAAACTTGTGTgtttaaactaatgaagacagcatttgattcatttgatttatttagccCGACATGTTACATAATATTTGAAAtctttcaaataataaaatatattatattaaaaggggaaaaagggttttgttttttacacagacatttaaaaagaacctattttagagcagtaatctcaataccgtgaaaccgtgatatctTTACCCAAGGTTATCATGCCATCAAAATCTTGTACCGGCCCATGCCTGGTGTTAAATGCTCCGGGTGTGAGTGTAAATACCAttttaagtgacatttattgccatactactgaaagcagcagcagatagtttacgccagatcttgaaataaaataactagcagacGGTTTGAAAACGAAAGCCAGAACGGTGACTGTGCAAACCAACAACATCTGTCAGTCAGTAATCtattaatcatgttaaagagaTTTCATATGCATTAATTGGATTAAAAAGCCTTTACCATTTTATTGGGAGTGCAGTGGCTAGTATTTAAACGTTCCTGTCATAACACATCTAGTTTGATGCAATCAGACAAACAAATTGCTTGTCATGTTGCATGTTGTTAGGAATAGATTGTAACACTTAATATTCTGTGCTCTCACAACTTGAATTATTGGGTCAAAAAGCAATTCTGAAGTCCTTATCTTTTAATATGGTGATCATTTATTTCCTTATAAGGCCAATAATCATGTAATCATAAAGCATGTATCAGCCAACACTGATATCCCCATGATACTCACCATAatcatatattttataatacGACTGGTGGCAACTGTGTACTCCTCTATTAACTCCGCCAGGTAATACAGGCCTGCAGCTGTaaagggaaaaagaaaaaaaagagcaaactGATCAAAAAATTGAGCATTTCAATTCATAATATTTTCATAGCATATATGATTATAGGTAGGCCCAGACGGAATCCGCGTTCGCCGAatttcgcagatttttagcctatcattgattctgtttatttacatgtgtaaatgtgtgcaaatttaaatttattcagtttttttattaatttcagtaataattatggactaatatgaaaatgttcttataatttatttacaatgcagtttgtaaagtaatattttctgtcttttaatagatttattatataaaagacttgatttgtttaccaaataaagtggatctaattggatttgcattgtaaaaattaaatacaagtttaaaaggtattacttttaaGTTCATTTAGTTATGAGAttcattttagttcattttagttATGAGACTCCCGAaataattccgcataaatctgcatattttaaacaaaattctgcgcagaaagagcaaaaaaatgtccgcagattccatctggccctaattaaagggctgggcaatatggcaaaaatgcaatgtcgataattattttccatactgAACGATAACGATATACATTTCAATTTGTAGctgttgttaatgcttccagatttaaaagagtatgcCAACATGActaaagccacaaaaattagaggatcCATTAAATCACAACATTTATGGCTGATAAATCTTCAATGGCTGAAAATTTGgagcatctctaatatcaacacacttctgGATTCCCATtgctgcacatttctgctgtatgATTGgttcttagatcaatatagagtaaaaaactCCAGAGCTTATCATTATGACATGATGTTATTGACATCAATTTTATCACAATTGGATATAATATCATTTGTCGGCCCAGCCCTATATGATTACATTAGAAGTATCTCCTTTAACCCATGATACACTCAATGCTCGGGTAAGTGTAAATACAGGTGTATAAACATAGGCTCGTGTGTACAGTCACAAACATCAACATGTCAGCCTGTGGACAGAGATTTGTCCTGTTTATATGACTCCAAGattattaaggtaaagttagttttatatttgcacattcagactttctccttaatttaAGACAAGTATTCGTTGTTAAGCCTAAAACTGAGAtaaagatggttttatattcgcacattcagactttctcttcAATAATATCACTTCataaaagtattgtttgcaaaatctgaatagggaaatcatattagcagccgaaGACGATCAAAATACAACACtgttcagtcaattaaatagtgctaatgttgttttgaagtcattcatACATGccatttcagacccaatattcaaagtagagTGAGAAACACTATAGAGACcgttcaaatgaatgaatgtgcaaatataaaaccaacttgccATAATAAATACCTCaataattctaaatagggaaatcactTTACCAGTcggtgactatcaaagtacaacattgatCACAGCCAGGTATATAGTGCTAATGTACAGTAGTTTAAAGTCATATGTACATCTGATTTCAGGcctaatattcaaagtaccaaTACACAGTGAACATATCACATATCTCAATGACGCTAAATAGTATGTTCCAGGCAGCAAAACATATTAAATACACTTGATTATCTATCATATATGTTTAAGTGATCCATATTGGGCATgagccagtataagattct contains:
- the tex261 gene encoding protein TEX261; protein product: MWFIYLLSWLSLVVQICFVTLAIAAGLYYLAELIEEYTVATSRIIKYMIMFSTAVLVGLYLFEGFPTLMVGVGLFTNLVYFGLLQTFPYIMLTSPNFILSCVLVVLNHYMAFQYFAEEYYPFSEVLAYFTICLWVIPFSFFVSLSAGENVLPSTMQQGDDVVSNYFTKGKRGKRSGILLVFSFLKEAVVPSRQKMY